Proteins co-encoded in one Cricetulus griseus strain 17A/GY chromosome 1 unlocalized genomic scaffold, alternate assembly CriGri-PICRH-1.0 chr1_1, whole genome shotgun sequence genomic window:
- the LOC100767903 gene encoding disintegrin and metalloproteinase domain-containing protein 21 — translation MTVLEILVHVKNTLLPLWLELTLLMSMGPQTGLSQYPSPPEVVIPLRVTGTYRGMEAPGWISYSLHFGGQRHIVHMKAKKRLVSRALTVFTYNDQGALLEDQPFVQNDCYYNGYVEGDTKSMVTLSTCLGSFQGMLQTNGTTYEIKPKGFSATFEHLVYKMENTQHTPVSCGLTKDEIAEQLKFQENADSTLMRSSYTGWWLHQWFLELAIVVDHGRFIFRNSNASIVEMDVFMGVNLVDDIYNSINLDVVLIAIEIWSTGNPYTVTTTGHMMEQFCKWKKFSFNKRVAHDSAHIIVKQDFCINDLTTSYFSKVCNINLNCGLECIMDDGLASFRTYVTHEIGHILGMMNDEGNYCSCGRNICVMNKKLLPSDTFSNCSYEQFLQTISRKNCLRNLPNLKDITTKKRCGNGITEDEEECDCGSLKQCAKDTCCSENCTLVSGAACASGLCCQNCQFMPSGTVCREQDNLCDLPEWCNGTSGACPEDVYVEEGIQCLGRNICFQKKCNDRDEQCRKLFGEEAKNANKKCYIAMNTKGDRFGHCGMKDTKYVRCHHKDALCGRVQCENVTVVPHLHNHSTVHSTHFDGYNCWSTDYHFGMNVPDIGEVKDGTECGPGLLCLERKCVFMPAWEESCMPMFCNKRGICNNKHHCHCNEYWAPPNCLKMGYGGSIDSGPPPQRRSQNVFYIAFLVWILVFILSTILLLCLLCLENKRYEERRRYIAALPRGKKHRVKKSHKKKEKIIETELKGQQQNVEILPEKEEEKKDTEILERAGSLNVLQQS, via the coding sequence ATGACAGTGCTGGAGATCCTGGTGCATGTGAAGAACACTCTCTTGCCACTGTGGCTGGAATTAACCCTGTTAATGTCTATGGGGCCACAGACAGGTTTATCCCAATATCCCAGCCCCCCTGAAGTAGTGATACCTTTGAGAGTCACTGGCACATACAGAGGTATGGAAGCTCCAGGCTGGATATCCTATAGCCTGCACTTTGGGGGCCAGAGACACATTGTCCACATGAAGGCCAAGAAGCGTTTGGTGTCCAGAGCTCTCACTGTGTTCACTTACAATGACCAGGGTGCTCTTCTTGAGGATCAGCCCTTTGTTCAAAATGATTGCTACTACAATGGTTATGTGGAAGGAGACACTAAATCCATGGTTACTCTTAGTACTTGTCTAGGAAGCTTTCAGGGAATGCTGCAGACAAATGGAACCACCTATGAAATCAAGCCCAAAGGGTTTTCTGCCACCTTTGAACATCTGGTGTATAAGATGGAGAACACCCAGCATACACCCGTAAGTTGTGGACTAACTAAGGACGAAATAGCAGAGCAACTGAAGTTTCAAGAGAATGCTGATTCTACTCTGATGCGAAGTTCTTATACAGGATGGTGGCTCCACCAATGGTTTCTTGAACTAGCAATTGTGGTAGATCACGGAAGATTCATTTTTAGGAATAGTAATGCATCAATTGTGGAGATGGATGTATTCATGGGTGTCAATTTAGTAGATGATATTTATAACTCAATTAATCTTGATGTGGTTCTAATTGCAATTGAAATTTGGAGTACAGGAAATCCATATACAGTGACTACCACAGGTCATATGATGGAACAGTTTTGTAAATGGAAGAAATTCAGCTTCAATAAACGTGTGGCTCACGATTCTGCACATATTATTGTGAAACAGGATTTTTGTATCAATGACCTTACTACatcatatttttcaaaagtaTGTAATATTAATTTGAATTGTGGTTTAGAGTGCATTATGGATGATGGATTGGCTTCGTTTAGGACATATGTGACACATGAAATTGGTCACATATTGGGGATGATGAATGATGAAGGTAACTATTGTTCATGTGGGAGAAACATATGTGTAATGAACAAAAAGCTACTACCCTCAGATACATTCAGCAACTGTAGTTATGAACAATTTTTACAGACTATTTCTAGAAAGAATTGTTTGCGCAATCTCCCAAATCTAAAGGATATTACTACAAAGAAACGCTGTGGGAATGGTATTACTGAAGATGAAGAGGAATGTGACTGTGGTTCCTTAAAACAGTGTGCCAAAGATACATGTTGTTCAGAAAACTGCACTCTGGTATCAGGGGCAGCATGTGCTTCTGGGCTGTGTTGCCAAAATTGCCAGTTCATGCCATCAGGCACAGTGTGTAGGGAACAGGACAATCTATGTGATTTGCCAGAGTGGTGCAATGGAACCTCTGGAGCATGCCCAGAAGATGTGTATGTGGAGGAGGGGATCCAGTGTCTGGGCAGGAATAtctgttttcaaaagaaatgtaATGACCGTGATGAGCAATGCAGAAAACTTTTTGGTGAAGAAGCCAAGAATGCAAATAAGAAATGTTACATAGCAATGAACACCAAAGGTGATCGCTTTGGACATTGTGGTATGAAAGATACTAAGTATGTAAGATGTCATCATAAAGATGCTCTGTGTGGGAGAGTCCAATGTGAGAATGTGACAGTAGTTCCCCATCTGCACAATCATTCTACTGTGCATTCAACTCATTTTGATGGTTATAACTGCTGGAGTACTGATTACCATTTTGGGATGAATGTGCCTGATATCGGTGAAGTGAAGGATGGTACAGAATGTGGCCCAGGCCTTTTGTGCTTAGAAAGGAAGTGTGTCTTTATGCCAGCATGGGAAGAATCTTGTATGCCTATGTTCTGCAATAAGAGAGGGATCTGTAACAATAAACATCACTGCCACTGCAATGAATATTGGGCCCCACCCAACTGCCTAAAAATGGGTTATGGAGGTAGTATTGACAGTGGCCCACCTCCCCAGAGAAGATCACAAAATGTGTTTTACATCGCATTTCttgtttggattttggtttttattttaagtacCATCTTGTTACtttgtcttttgtgtttagaGAATAAAAGATATGAGGAAAGAAGGAGATACATTGCAGCATTACCTAGGGGAAAAAAACATAGAGTTAAGAAGTCacacaagaagaaagagaaaattattgAAACAGAACTTAAGGGACAACAGCAAAATGTTGAGATTTTACccgagaaagaagaggaaaagaaagacactgaAATTCTAGAAAGAGCAGGAAGTTTAAATGTACTACAACAGAGTTGA
- the LOC103159416 gene encoding elongin-A3 member D, whose amino-acid sequence MLGDILEEIGFRQTIKLLKNQQPLVPFAKELAARWSEQSQFGSEPGPPQDFSFHRSPMTQIHRNSPEDKPQKPASRGHREYGSQVVEVSSNSPQPSACQSMDTSSKQIATCSANMETAGRRKQRGFFRDPQLETESQGRVGRPPGTVGEPWPLEGMKPLPRKPVAGTTKQRLSPLRAKGPGPWTLEDYPPGSFEGCLNYDCNPSSSVLPPRKRKKKSTWKSEDQSPGAKVPRGQSQSCKDMNLILGASPFPEITSNLQACFPQDGPEHSSLHTDQEAAPWACRKTFKTPVYSGVRPARTLPQISNKGRQAKSQSKGETHCQPALEEGALWSQPEEDYPRTQIKTAKPADLQTETQTHLRMQESQKLKLQTLCASIQSSQAKNHQGGQTKMICFHAQARNPGQHAHSGPRGEAFPEYEHSLPEPSGPGHLQRGPRPPLGCSSNGSKKTQAKKPAPLMANAFKDYRNSWARK is encoded by the coding sequence ATGCTGGGTGACATCCTGGAGGAGATTGGCTTCAGGCAGACCATCAAGCTCTTGAAGAACCAGCAGCCCCTGGTCCCATTTGCCAAGGAGTTAGCAGCCAGGTGGTCAGAGCAATCCCAGTTTGGGTCCGAGCCCGGGCCCCCTCAGGACTTTTCCTTCCATAGGAGCCCAATGACACAGATTCACAGAAACTCTCCAGAAGACAAGCCACAGAAGCCTGCTTCCCGGGGACACAGAGAATATGGGAGCCAGGTGGTGGAAGTCAGTAGTAATAGCCCACAGCCCAGCGCGTGTCAGAGCATGGACACAAGCTCTAAGCAAATTGCAACATGCAGCGCGAacatggagacagcaggaagaaggaaacaaagagggTTTTTCCGGGACCCTCAGCTGGAAACTGAGAGCCAGGGGAGGGTAGGCAGGCCCCCAGGAACTGTGGGGGAGCCATGGCCTCTTGAAGGGATGAAGCCCCTCCCCAGAAAGCCAGTGGCTGGAACAACTAAGCAGCGCCTGTCTCCACTGAGGGCAAAGGGACCAGGACCCTGGACCCTGGAAGACTACCCTCCTGGTTCTTTTGAGGGTTGTCTCAACTATGACTGCAATCCATCTTCCTCTGTGCTGCCTCCCcgcaagaggaagaagaaaagcaccTGGAAATCTGAGGACCAGAGCCCTGGAGCAAAGGTGCCTAGAGGCCAGTCTCAAAGCTGCAAGGATATGAATCTCATCCTAGGTGCCAGTCCCTTTCCAGAGATCACCTCAAATCTCCAAGCCTGCTTTCCCCAGGATGGACCTGAGCACTCTTCCTTGCACACTGACCAAGAAGCAGCACCATGGGCGTGTAGGAAAACCTTCAAAACGCCAGTGTATTCTGGTGTCAGACCTGCCAGAACTCTCCCACAGATTTCGAACAAAGGACGCCAGGCTAAGTCTCAATCTAAGGGGGAAACTCACTGCCAACCCGCTCTGGAGGAAGGAGCACTCTGGAGTCAGCCAGAGGAGGACTACCCCAGGACCCAGATCAAAACTGCTAAGCCAGCTGACCTCCAGACTGAGACCCAGACACACCTCAGGATGCAAGAGTCCCAGAAGCTAAAGTTGCAAACCCTGTGTGCCAGCATCCAGAGCTCACAAGCCAAGAATCATCAAGGCGGCCAAACCAAAATGATCTGCTTCCATGCCCAAGCAAGAAACCCTGGCCAGCATGCACACTCTGGACCCAGAGGGGAGGCCTTCCCCGAATATGAGCACAGCCTCCCCGAACCCTCTGGCCCTGGCCATCTGCAGAGAGGTCCCCGCCCGCCCTTGGGCTGCAGCAGCAATGGCAGCAAGAAGACCCAGGCTAAGAAACCTGCTCCACTCATGGCCAACGCCTTCAAGGATTACAGGAATAGTTGGGCTAGAAAGTGA